Proteins encoded by one window of Pseudonocardia sp. HH130629-09:
- a CDS encoding IS30 family transposase translates to MARLGRPGMSDADRADLWVRWGRGESISDIARAIGRPPGSVFTVLKSTGGYVPPSRRRRPGTLTAAEREEISRGLAQYRSIRAIAAGLGRPASTVSREVARNKGRRAYRAVDAEDRAWRRAQRPKTCLLARRPLLCGFVAARLGEDWSPEQIAGHLAKHYAPGSGMRVSHETIYKSLFVQTRGVLAKDLQKHLRSGRPIRRNVHNTTGGQWRSQIPGAVSIHDRPAEVTDRAVPGHWEGDLLLGRGTTQIATVVERATRFTVLVALGGRDMHTVAHQLSRQMARLPEHVRKSLTWDRGMELARHTIVTARTGLDVYFADPASPWQRGTNENTNRLLRQYFPKGTRLDHITQAQLDRVAERLNTRPRKTLDFDTPADRFGALLR, encoded by the coding sequence ATGGCGCGACTGGGACGACCTGGGATGTCCGATGCCGACCGCGCGGATCTGTGGGTCCGGTGGGGGCGTGGGGAGTCGATCAGTGACATCGCTCGGGCGATCGGACGCCCGCCGGGGTCGGTGTTCACGGTGCTCAAGTCCACCGGTGGCTACGTGCCGCCATCACGTCGTCGCCGACCGGGGACGCTGACCGCGGCCGAGCGGGAGGAGATCTCTCGTGGTCTGGCCCAGTATCGTTCGATCCGGGCCATCGCGGCTGGGCTCGGTCGTCCGGCCTCGACGGTGAGCCGGGAGGTCGCCCGCAACAAGGGTCGGCGTGCCTACCGTGCTGTGGACGCCGAGGACCGCGCCTGGCGCCGGGCCCAGCGCCCCAAGACGTGTCTGCTCGCCCGTCGTCCGCTGCTGTGTGGGTTCGTCGCTGCCAGACTGGGTGAGGACTGGTCGCCCGAGCAGATCGCCGGGCACCTGGCCAAGCACTACGCTCCGGGATCGGGGATGCGGGTGTCACACGAGACGATCTACAAGTCGCTGTTCGTGCAGACCCGCGGTGTGCTGGCCAAAGACCTGCAGAAACACCTGCGGTCGGGCCGTCCGATCCGGCGTAACGTGCACAACACCACCGGTGGGCAGTGGCGCTCGCAGATCCCCGGCGCGGTCTCCATCCACGACCGGCCCGCCGAGGTGACTGATCGGGCGGTGCCCGGGCACTGGGAAGGTGATCTGCTGCTCGGGCGTGGCACCACCCAGATCGCGACCGTGGTCGAGCGCGCGACCCGGTTCACCGTGCTGGTCGCGCTCGGAGGGCGCGACATGCACACCGTCGCCCACCAACTGTCCCGGCAGATGGCCCGACTGCCCGAACACGTCCGCAAGTCGCTGACCTGGGACCGCGGGATGGAACTGGCCCGCCACACCATCGTCACCGCCCGGACCGGGTTGGACGTCTACTTCGCCGACCCGGCCAGCCCCTGGCAGCGTGGCACGAACGAGAACACCAACCGGCTACTACGCCAGTACTTCCCGAAGGGCACCCGGCTCGACCACATCACCCAGGCCCAACTCGACCGCGTCGCGGAACGCCTCAACACCCGACCGCGCAAAACGCTTGATTTCGACACCCCGGCTGATAGATTCGGAGCACTGTTGCGCTGA
- a CDS encoding enoyl-CoA hydratase/isomerase family protein — translation MSDVRVERSGVIGRITLDRPKAINALTHEMVRDITAALADWSDDPDVGMVVVTGAGERGLCAGGDIRSIHDDAVAGGNATEAFWRDEYRMNSVISRYPKPFLPVMDGLVMGGGVGLSAHASHRVVTERTRIAMPEVGIGFVPDVGGTWLLAHASGELGTHAALTGAQLGAGDACAMGLADWFVPTDRVPALLASLEDARCTGPELEELLGHLLEELADTEPEPGLCASRWWIDRCYASDDASEIVARLSASGVSDAEDTAKTIGQKSPTCVAVALESLRRTRKLASLEEALDQEFRVSLRCLAAPDMVEGIRAQVVDKDRTPRWDPPVLEKVNDARVAEYFAPLAGVAELGLTQGSGQGTEARR, via the coding sequence ATGAGCGACGTACGGGTGGAGCGCTCCGGTGTGATCGGACGCATCACGCTCGACCGGCCGAAGGCGATCAACGCCCTGACCCACGAGATGGTCCGGGACATCACCGCGGCGCTGGCGGACTGGTCCGACGATCCGGACGTCGGGATGGTCGTGGTGACCGGCGCCGGCGAGCGCGGTCTGTGCGCGGGTGGCGACATCCGGTCCATCCACGACGACGCGGTCGCCGGCGGGAACGCCACCGAGGCGTTCTGGCGCGACGAGTACCGGATGAACTCAGTCATCAGCCGGTACCCGAAGCCGTTCCTGCCGGTGATGGACGGACTGGTGATGGGCGGCGGGGTCGGTCTGTCCGCCCACGCCAGCCACCGCGTCGTCACCGAACGGACCCGCATTGCGATGCCGGAGGTCGGCATCGGCTTCGTCCCCGACGTCGGCGGCACCTGGCTGCTCGCGCACGCCTCCGGTGAGCTGGGGACCCACGCCGCGCTGACCGGCGCCCAGCTGGGCGCCGGGGACGCGTGTGCGATGGGACTGGCCGACTGGTTCGTGCCCACCGACCGGGTGCCCGCCCTGCTCGCGTCGCTGGAGGACGCCCGCTGCACCGGTCCGGAGCTGGAGGAGCTGCTCGGCCACCTGCTCGAGGAGCTGGCGGACACCGAGCCGGAACCGGGACTGTGCGCCTCGCGCTGGTGGATCGACCGGTGCTACGCGAGCGACGACGCGTCGGAGATCGTCGCACGCCTGTCCGCCTCCGGTGTGTCGGACGCCGAGGACACCGCCAAGACGATCGGGCAGAAGTCCCCGACGTGCGTGGCCGTCGCGCTCGAGTCGCTGCGCCGCACGCGGAAGCTGGCGAGCCTGGAGGAGGCGCTGGACCAGGAGTTCCGGGTTTCGCTGCGGTGCCTCGCGGCGCCGGACATGGTCGAGGGCATCCGCGCCCAGGTGGTGGACAAGGACCGCACGCCCCGGTGGGACCCGCCGGTGCTGGAGAAGGTGAACGACGCCCGCGTGGCGGAGTACTTCGCGCCGCTGGCCGGCGTCGCGGAACTGGGACTGACGCAGGGATCAGGACAGGGAACGGAGGCTCGGCGATGA
- a CDS encoding enoyl-CoA hydratase — MSDFETILVETPRDGVGLIRLNRPKALNALNLQVMREVVTAAAALDADPGVGAIVLTGSDRAFAAGADISEMAAMSHADVVREDLFAGWDALTRLRTPLVAAVAGHALGGGCELAMLCDVLIAADSARFGQPEIKLGVIPGIGGSQRLTRAVGKAKAMDLCLTGRTMDAEEAERAGLVSRIVPAADLVDTAAEVAATIAGMSATTAAAAKEAVNVAFESTLAEGVRFERRTFHALFDTPDQAEGMAAFLEKRAPEFGSGRA; from the coding sequence GTGAGTGACTTCGAGACGATCCTCGTCGAGACGCCGCGCGACGGAGTCGGCCTGATCCGCCTGAACCGGCCCAAGGCCCTCAACGCGCTGAACCTTCAGGTGATGCGCGAGGTCGTGACCGCTGCCGCGGCGCTCGACGCCGATCCGGGTGTCGGGGCGATCGTGCTGACCGGCTCGGACCGCGCGTTCGCGGCGGGAGCGGACATCTCCGAGATGGCCGCGATGAGCCACGCCGACGTCGTCCGCGAGGACCTGTTCGCCGGCTGGGACGCGCTGACCCGGCTGCGGACGCCATTGGTCGCCGCCGTCGCGGGCCACGCGCTCGGCGGCGGATGCGAGCTGGCCATGCTGTGCGACGTGCTGATCGCCGCGGACAGCGCGCGCTTCGGTCAGCCGGAGATCAAGCTCGGCGTCATCCCCGGCATCGGTGGTTCGCAGCGGCTCACCCGGGCCGTCGGCAAGGCGAAGGCGATGGACCTGTGCCTGACCGGCCGGACCATGGACGCCGAGGAGGCCGAACGCGCCGGGCTGGTCAGCCGGATCGTGCCGGCGGCCGATCTGGTGGACACCGCCGCCGAGGTCGCGGCGACGATCGCGGGGATGTCCGCGACGACGGCGGCCGCGGCCAAGGAGGCAGTGAACGTCGCGTTCGAGTCCACGCTCGCCGAGGGGGTCCGCTTCGAGCGCCGCACGTTCCACGCCCTGTTCGACACCCCTGACCAGGCCGAGGGCATGGCGGCGTTCCTCGAGAAGAGGGCGCCGGAGTTCGGCTCCGGTCGGGCGTGA
- the mmsB gene encoding 3-hydroxyisobutyrate dehydrogenase gives MSTIAVIGLGNMGGPMAANLVSAGHDVRGFDLAEQACATASAAGVTVAGSGTEAVREAEVVITMLPAGQHVLTAYDELLPASADGAVFVDCSTIDATSARTAHEKAAAAGRRSVDAPVSGGVVGAEGGTLTFMAGGETDAVQAAGPILAVLGKRTVHCGPGGAGQVAKMCNNMVLGVSMIAVSEAFVLAERQGLDPQALFDVMSTSSGQCWAVSTNCPVPGPVPGSPANREFAGGFAAPLMLKDLRLADAAADEAGLTLRLGRTATERYTEFVDREDRVRDFSAIIEDVREAAS, from the coding sequence ATGAGCACGATCGCGGTAATAGGACTGGGCAACATGGGCGGGCCGATGGCCGCGAACCTCGTCTCGGCCGGGCACGACGTCCGCGGGTTCGACCTGGCCGAGCAGGCGTGCGCGACGGCATCCGCCGCCGGGGTCACCGTGGCGGGATCCGGTACCGAGGCGGTCCGGGAGGCCGAGGTCGTGATCACGATGCTGCCCGCGGGGCAGCACGTGCTCACCGCCTACGACGAGCTGCTGCCCGCGTCGGCGGACGGTGCGGTCTTCGTCGACTGCTCGACGATCGACGCGACCTCGGCCCGGACAGCGCACGAGAAGGCGGCCGCGGCCGGACGCCGCAGCGTCGACGCCCCGGTCTCCGGCGGCGTCGTCGGCGCCGAGGGCGGGACGCTCACGTTCATGGCGGGCGGCGAGACCGATGCCGTGCAGGCCGCCGGGCCGATCCTCGCCGTGCTCGGCAAGCGGACGGTGCACTGCGGACCCGGCGGGGCCGGGCAGGTCGCGAAGATGTGCAACAACATGGTCCTCGGTGTCTCCATGATCGCGGTGTCGGAGGCCTTCGTCCTCGCCGAGCGCCAGGGACTGGACCCGCAGGCGCTCTTCGACGTGATGTCGACGTCGTCGGGCCAGTGCTGGGCCGTGAGCACGAACTGCCCGGTGCCCGGTCCGGTGCCCGGTAGTCCCGCCAACCGGGAGTTCGCGGGCGGGTTCGCCGCTCCGCTGATGCTCAAGGACCTGCGCCTTGCCGACGCGGCCGCCGACGAGGCCGGGCTGACCCTGCGCCTCGGTCGGACCGCGACCGAGCGCTACACCGAGTTCGTGGACCGCGAGGACCGCGTCCGCGACTTCTCGGCGATCATCGAGGACGTCCGGGAGGCGGCGTCGTGA
- a CDS encoding YcaO-like family protein, whose translation MTASILLVTAPAPFDPIADEVRRLLTEWSGVRVEVGDRPDPAVHDVVVACADVLPDERWQDLDTHCETAGLAWHRVHLEATAVCVGPFTVPGVSAGHRDWRARRLAASRNPERLLDHWSRADRTPGPRPGSETVATAARLVVDDVLAHLRGEHAPGADHEVRVDGATVTRHRVLSLPGTNCAAPVTGGSPEDQLVDARTGIVTALRPSRPGPYSSSLACVEADVADTRVFAPWRADPAAGGATLGSPDAARRAALGEAVERYCGNAVPSDLLRGSACDLRARGHRVVSPGALTLYSPAQYATPGFPFVPLHDDLTLDWSRGHDLVTGDPVLVPAAAVHLNGPGTRPGDPAPVSPPALAGIAAGESTAAAQRAAIEEVLERDAVTVWWTTGDRAVPLDVTGDPVIADALSGPVSGRLDARFLLLPCPVGVPVVAVLLHDPHRELIGVGTACRPTTTAAAHKALTEALVSLEVACELADPDGPFWSDVRAGRLPAAPYRAFRADRSYQDLYRADWRDLTSLDPNVQLYLDPRMQAVALARTRPATPAMPLGAGPTVTGDPRSAYLGELTGAGLTVVGVDLTTDDIARAGLRVTRVVVPGLYQLAPAAFPLLGGTRLRRGPEDPVPPPLPFS comes from the coding sequence ATGACCGCGTCGATCCTGCTGGTCACCGCACCGGCCCCCTTCGATCCGATCGCGGACGAGGTCCGACGGCTGCTGACCGAGTGGTCCGGAGTGCGGGTGGAGGTCGGGGACCGGCCGGACCCGGCGGTGCACGACGTCGTCGTCGCCTGCGCGGACGTCCTACCCGACGAACGGTGGCAGGACCTCGACACCCACTGCGAGACCGCGGGCCTCGCCTGGCATCGCGTGCATCTCGAGGCGACGGCGGTGTGCGTCGGCCCGTTCACCGTGCCCGGCGTCTCCGCGGGCCACCGGGACTGGCGTGCCCGGCGCCTGGCCGCGAGCCGGAACCCCGAGCGCCTGCTCGACCACTGGTCCCGCGCGGACCGCACTCCGGGTCCCCGGCCCGGATCGGAGACCGTGGCGACGGCTGCGCGTCTGGTCGTCGACGACGTGCTCGCCCACCTGCGCGGTGAACACGCGCCCGGTGCCGACCACGAGGTCCGCGTCGACGGCGCAACCGTCACCCGCCACCGCGTGCTGTCGCTCCCGGGCACGAACTGCGCAGCCCCCGTGACGGGCGGGAGCCCGGAGGACCAGCTGGTGGACGCCCGTACCGGCATCGTGACCGCACTCCGCCCGTCGCGACCGGGCCCTTACTCGTCGTCGCTGGCGTGCGTCGAGGCCGACGTCGCCGACACGCGGGTCTTCGCGCCGTGGCGGGCCGACCCCGCCGCCGGCGGGGCGACACTCGGGAGTCCGGACGCGGCCCGGCGCGCGGCGCTCGGGGAGGCCGTGGAGCGCTACTGCGGCAACGCCGTGCCGTCGGACCTGTTGCGCGGCAGCGCGTGTGACCTGCGCGCCCGGGGGCATCGGGTCGTGTCCCCTGGCGCGCTGACGCTGTACTCGCCGGCGCAGTACGCGACGCCGGGCTTCCCGTTCGTCCCGCTGCACGACGATCTGACGCTCGACTGGAGCCGCGGCCACGACCTCGTGACCGGTGACCCGGTGCTCGTACCCGCGGCGGCGGTCCACCTGAACGGGCCGGGCACCCGGCCCGGCGACCCGGCCCCGGTCTCGCCGCCCGCCCTGGCCGGCATCGCCGCGGGGGAGTCGACGGCGGCGGCGCAGCGGGCGGCGATCGAGGAGGTCCTGGAGCGCGACGCCGTCACCGTGTGGTGGACCACCGGCGACCGTGCCGTCCCGCTCGACGTCACGGGGGACCCGGTGATCGCGGACGCCCTGTCGGGGCCCGTCTCCGGCCGTCTCGATGCGCGGTTCCTCCTGCTGCCCTGCCCGGTCGGCGTCCCGGTCGTCGCCGTGCTCCTGCACGACCCGCACCGCGAGCTGATCGGCGTCGGGACCGCCTGCCGCCCGACCACCACCGCGGCCGCACACAAGGCGCTGACCGAGGCCCTCGTGTCGCTCGAGGTCGCCTGCGAGCTGGCCGACCCGGACGGCCCGTTCTGGTCCGACGTCCGTGCCGGGCGCCTGCCGGCGGCGCCCTACCGCGCATTCCGCGCCGATCGCTCCTATCAAGACCTCTACCGGGCGGACTGGCGGGATCTCACCTCGCTCGACCCGAACGTGCAGCTCTACCTGGACCCGCGGATGCAGGCCGTCGCCCTGGCCCGGACCCGCCCGGCGACGCCCGCGATGCCTCTCGGCGCGGGCCCCACGGTGACCGGTGACCCGCGATCGGCGTACCTGGGGGAGCTGACCGGCGCGGGGCTGACCGTGGTCGGCGTCGACCTGACGACCGATGACATCGCGCGGGCCGGGCTGCGGGTGACGCGGGTCGTCGTTCCCGGCCTCTACCAGCTCGCGCCGGCGGCGTTCCCGCTGCTCGGCGGCACCCGCCTGCGCCGCGGCCCCGAGGACCCGGTGCCCCCGCCCCTGCCGTTCTCGTGA
- a CDS encoding CbtB domain-containing protein — MSASTHAGAPVAARPLTIPVSETMPWLIGALVLGLLLYYFIGIDEGATSVFGNTMVIHEFVHDGRHFLAFPCH; from the coding sequence ATGTCCGCGTCGACCCACGCCGGAGCGCCCGTCGCCGCCCGGCCACTGACGATCCCGGTGTCCGAGACGATGCCGTGGTTGATCGGCGCCCTGGTCCTCGGGCTGCTGCTGTACTACTTCATCGGCATCGACGAGGGCGCCACCTCGGTGTTCGGCAACACCATGGTGATCCACGAGTTCGTCCACGACGGCCGCCACTTCCTCGCGTTCCCCTGCCACTGA
- a CDS encoding CbtA family protein — protein MFSRAVQGNIGIGVGMVFFGVAIGCLFGVAYCLAYGRVGSVSPRQLAVRVAGAGFLTMFLVPFLKYPANPPSIGNPDTIGPRSGLYLVMVVASVVVGLAALALGRRLAPRFGTGVSALTAGAAFVVVIGVVMALLPQLGSLAANAGATGASLTETPLPLLDPTGRIVFPGFDADLLYRFRLYSIGAQILLWGVLGTVFGALAERVVARADPAEQTEFASAT, from the coding sequence ATCTTCAGCCGGGCCGTCCAGGGAAACATCGGCATCGGCGTCGGGATGGTCTTCTTCGGGGTGGCAATCGGCTGCCTGTTCGGGGTGGCCTACTGCCTCGCCTACGGCCGCGTCGGATCCGTCAGCCCACGGCAGCTGGCCGTGCGGGTGGCCGGGGCGGGATTCCTGACGATGTTCCTCGTCCCGTTCCTGAAGTACCCCGCGAACCCGCCGTCGATCGGCAACCCGGACACGATCGGGCCGCGGTCCGGGCTGTACCTGGTGATGGTCGTCGCCTCGGTCGTCGTGGGGCTGGCCGCCCTCGCGCTCGGCCGGCGGCTGGCTCCGCGGTTCGGCACCGGCGTTTCCGCTCTGACGGCGGGTGCGGCGTTCGTCGTCGTGATCGGGGTGGTGATGGCACTGCTGCCGCAGCTAGGGTCGCTGGCCGCGAACGCCGGAGCCACGGGCGCGAGCCTGACCGAGACGCCGCTACCGCTGCTCGACCCGACCGGTCGCATCGTGTTCCCGGGCTTCGACGCGGACCTGCTGTACCGCTTCCGGCTCTACTCGATCGGGGCGCAGATCCTGCTGTGGGGCGTGTTGGGCACGGTGTTCGGCGCGCTCGCCGAGCGCGTCGTCGCCCGGGCCGACCCGGCCGAGCAGACGGAGTTCGCCTCCGCCACGTGA
- a CDS encoding ABC transporter permease: protein MFRRALLVLAPPALPDPARADFGALLAGPSAAHPLGTDQLGRDMLARLLAGGRLTIGLSLVTVVVTGVVGVAVGMLAAVTGVLGRAVMRVVDALASVPVVLVGLLSAVTFGPGVGSLVLAIGLIGWTPFARQAHLLTVAESGREYVAAADGLGAGPVRVLTRHVVRNVAPPLLAHTCVRFAGTLLTVSGLSFLGLGVQPPTAEWGSMVAEGREYLFTAPHVVLVPSIAVVLTAGAVLWWGRRWDRVGR, encoded by the coding sequence GTGTTCAGGAGAGCGCTCCTCGTCCTCGCGCCGCCGGCGCTGCCGGACCCGGCCCGGGCGGACTTCGGTGCGCTCCTGGCCGGCCCGTCGGCGGCCCACCCGCTGGGGACCGACCAGCTGGGCCGGGACATGCTCGCCCGGCTGCTGGCCGGGGGCCGGCTCACGATCGGGCTGAGCCTGGTCACGGTCGTGGTGACCGGTGTCGTCGGGGTGGCGGTCGGGATGCTCGCCGCGGTCACCGGGGTGCTGGGCCGGGCCGTGATGCGCGTCGTGGACGCGCTGGCGTCGGTACCGGTGGTTCTGGTCGGGCTGCTGTCGGCCGTCACGTTCGGGCCGGGCGTCGGCTCGCTGGTGCTCGCCATCGGCCTGATCGGCTGGACGCCGTTCGCCCGGCAGGCCCACCTGCTGACCGTCGCCGAGTCCGGTCGCGAGTACGTGGCCGCGGCCGACGGGCTCGGCGCCGGCCCGGTCCGGGTGCTGACCCGTCACGTCGTGCGCAACGTCGCACCGCCGCTGCTCGCCCACACCTGTGTCCGGTTCGCGGGCACGCTGCTGACTGTCTCCGGTCTGTCGTTCCTCGGTCTGGGGGTGCAGCCGCCGACCGCGGAGTGGGGCTCGATGGTGGCCGAGGGTCGCGAGTACCTGTTCACGGCGCCGCACGTGGTGCTCGTGCCCTCGATCGCCGTCGTGCTCACGGCCGGGGCGGTGCTGTGGTGGGGCAGGCGATGGGACCGGGTGGGCCGTTAG
- a CDS encoding LLM class flavin-dependent oxidoreductase, which produces MKLGLALGYGGEPMGEVLPAVQAADRCGFDSVWSLEEFGADGVSILGYFAGQTDRIRLGTGILQIGARTPALTAMTAATLDILSEGRALLGLGVSQPWLMEGWHGVPFTPPVDTIREYVAVVRAAVAREAPLEFDGRHYTVPYRGPDARGPGRPIRSQMKPLRPSVPIYLGTTGPRAVRLTGEIADGWIAGGLYLPEHEKVCLAPLDQGLARSGRAADAVAVTKIVDVLVEDDLDAARDEVRPVLASYIGPRGVGVENTHFAQACEMGWEAAAHRIREHHVEGRRSEAWAAVPDDLVDAFALVGSKDRILDRLGAWAGSRVDTLILLTRDVELIEAASGVL; this is translated from the coding sequence ATGAAGCTGGGCCTTGCCCTCGGATACGGGGGCGAACCGATGGGCGAGGTACTGCCCGCTGTGCAGGCCGCGGACCGCTGTGGGTTCGACTCGGTCTGGAGCCTGGAGGAGTTCGGCGCGGACGGCGTGTCCATCCTCGGGTATTTCGCCGGGCAGACCGACCGGATCCGGCTCGGCACCGGGATCCTGCAGATCGGGGCCCGCACGCCCGCGCTCACCGCCATGACGGCGGCGACCCTGGACATCCTCAGCGAGGGCCGGGCGCTGCTCGGACTCGGCGTGTCGCAGCCGTGGCTGATGGAGGGGTGGCACGGCGTCCCGTTCACCCCGCCCGTCGACACGATCCGCGAGTACGTCGCGGTCGTGCGGGCCGCCGTCGCGCGCGAGGCACCGCTGGAGTTCGACGGCCGCCACTACACCGTCCCGTACCGGGGTCCGGACGCCCGCGGGCCCGGCCGGCCGATCCGGTCCCAGATGAAGCCCCTGCGACCGTCGGTGCCGATCTACCTCGGCACCACCGGACCCCGCGCCGTCCGCCTCACCGGCGAGATCGCCGACGGCTGGATCGCCGGCGGCCTCTACCTCCCGGAGCACGAGAAGGTCTGCCTCGCCCCGCTCGACCAGGGGCTCGCCCGCAGCGGTCGGGCCGCGGACGCCGTCGCCGTCACGAAGATCGTCGACGTGCTCGTGGAGGACGACCTGGATGCGGCGCGCGACGAGGTCCGCCCCGTCCTCGCGTCCTACATCGGCCCGCGCGGGGTCGGCGTGGAGAACACCCACTTCGCGCAGGCGTGCGAGATGGGGTGGGAGGCGGCCGCGCACCGGATCCGCGAGCACCACGTCGAGGGCCGGCGGTCCGAGGCCTGGGCCGCCGTGCCGGACGATCTGGTGGACGCGTTCGCGCTCGTCGGGTCGAAGGACCGCATCCTGGACCGGCTCGGCGCCTGGGCCGGATCGCGTGTGGACACCCTGATCCTGCTGACCCGCGACGTCGAGCTCATCGAGGCCGCGTCGGGCGTCCTGTGA